One genomic region from Marinobacter szutsaonensis encodes:
- a CDS encoding cytochrome c produces MTKTNGSLLSILILSLAVSLTATAAEPVTPKLTEKLDRLLREEMRSIQTAMGQIHSAIVMGQHDQVAKQAQDIHDSFILQQSLTEQDRKDLMSAVPEGFIKLDKEFHQLAASLAEAGRNDDTEQQHQLFGKMTGNCIQCHSTYVSDRFPGVKPVRD; encoded by the coding sequence ATGACAAAAACCAACGGCTCGCTTCTGAGCATCTTGATACTCAGCCTCGCTGTGTCTCTCACTGCCACGGCCGCCGAACCGGTCACCCCCAAGCTCACCGAGAAACTGGATCGTCTGCTGCGCGAGGAGATGCGATCCATCCAGACGGCCATGGGGCAGATTCATTCGGCGATCGTTATGGGCCAGCATGACCAGGTTGCAAAGCAAGCCCAGGATATTCACGACAGCTTCATCCTGCAGCAATCACTCACCGAACAGGATCGTAAAGATCTGATGTCGGCCGTACCAGAAGGCTTTATCAAGCTGGACAAGGAGTTTCATCAGCTGGCGGCATCGCTGGCCGAGGCCGGCAGGAATGACGACACGGAGCAGCAACACCAGCTGTTTGGCAAAATGACGGGCAACTGCATCCAGTGCCACAGCACGTATGTGTCGGACCGCTTTCCTGGCGTCAAACCCGTCAGGGACTGA
- a CDS encoding U32 family peptidase, which yields MMKLSLGPILWFWSKQTVFDFYAKAAEWPVDTIYLGEAVCSRRRELKPDDWFDLARDLSACGKEVVISTQTLIESEADLRRLGRICDQNEFLVEANDQSAVQVASRHHIPFITGPSMNIYNVATLRVLAKQGLKGWNLPVELGRETLEQLITGLKQEDLDLPAEVFAWGFLPLAWSSRCFTARHYNLPKDNCEFRCLQHPDGMELRSRESQELFRLNGISTLSGSRYDLMRELPAMERMGVNTVRLSPEHQGMEEVVKRFDQVRRGEVPATDPLQLVEAPPCNGYWYGKPGMDLIG from the coding sequence ATGATGAAACTTTCTCTCGGACCCATCCTGTGGTTCTGGTCCAAGCAGACCGTGTTCGATTTCTACGCCAAAGCCGCCGAATGGCCGGTGGATACCATCTACCTGGGTGAGGCGGTCTGCTCCCGCCGCCGTGAATTGAAGCCGGACGACTGGTTTGATCTGGCCCGGGACCTGAGCGCCTGCGGCAAGGAGGTGGTGATCTCCACCCAGACCCTGATCGAGTCGGAAGCCGACCTGCGTCGTCTGGGCCGGATCTGCGATCAGAACGAGTTCCTGGTGGAAGCCAATGACCAGAGCGCGGTGCAGGTGGCCAGCCGTCACCACATTCCGTTTATCACCGGCCCCTCCATGAACATCTACAACGTTGCCACCCTCAGAGTGTTGGCAAAGCAGGGACTGAAAGGCTGGAATCTGCCGGTGGAGCTGGGCCGGGAAACCCTGGAGCAGCTGATCACCGGCCTGAAGCAGGAAGACCTGGATCTGCCGGCCGAAGTATTCGCCTGGGGCTTTCTGCCTCTGGCATGGTCCTCCCGCTGTTTCACCGCCCGCCACTACAACCTGCCCAAGGACAACTGTGAGTTCCGCTGTCTGCAGCACCCGGATGGCATGGAGCTACGCTCAAGGGAGTCCCAGGAGCTGTTCCGACTGAACGGCATTTCCACTCTGTCGGGTTCCCGGTACGACCTGATGCGGGAACTGCCGGCGATGGAGCGGATGGGCGTGAACACTGTGCGCCTGAGCCCGGAACATCAGGGCATGGAGGAAGTGGTAAAACGCTTTGATCAGGTGCGCCGGGGTGAAGTGCCTGCCACCGACCCGCTGCAGCTGGTGGAGGCACCACCCTGCAACGGATACTGGTATGGCAAGCCGGGGATGGACCTGATCGGCTGA
- a CDS encoding peptidase U32 family protein — protein sequence MELVCPAGSLPALKTAVDNGADAVYIGFRDSTNARQFAGLNFNDKRAAEGIDYAHSRGSRVFCAINTYPQPDGWEQWKAAVDRAAGLGVDAIILADMGLLDYAASRYPDIPRHLSVQGSATSYEALSFYKDNFDIRRAVLPRVLSLDQVRGVAKYSPVELEVFAFGSLCIMAEGRCYLSSYLTDESPNTRGACSPAKAVRWQETPQGLESRLNDVLIDRYGQGESAGYPTLCKGRFEVEGSVYHAIEEPVSLNTLDLLPELQELGISAVKIEGRQRSPAYIADVARTWRQALDNLERTPGMFTVENNWRNTLSGLSEGGLTTLGAYHRKWK from the coding sequence ATGGAACTCGTGTGCCCGGCCGGCAGTCTGCCGGCCCTGAAAACCGCCGTGGATAATGGTGCCGACGCGGTCTATATCGGCTTCCGCGACAGCACCAATGCCCGCCAGTTCGCGGGGCTGAATTTCAACGACAAACGCGCCGCCGAGGGCATTGACTACGCCCACTCCAGAGGCAGCCGCGTGTTCTGCGCCATCAACACCTACCCGCAACCGGATGGCTGGGAACAATGGAAGGCTGCGGTCGACCGCGCAGCGGGCCTTGGGGTGGATGCCATCATCCTCGCCGACATGGGCCTGCTCGATTACGCCGCCAGCCGCTACCCGGATATTCCGCGCCACCTCTCGGTGCAAGGTTCGGCCACCAGCTATGAGGCCCTGTCCTTCTACAAGGACAACTTCGATATCCGCCGGGCAGTACTGCCCCGGGTGCTGTCCCTGGATCAGGTACGCGGCGTAGCGAAATACAGCCCGGTGGAACTGGAAGTGTTCGCCTTTGGCAGCCTGTGCATCATGGCCGAAGGGCGCTGCTACCTGTCGTCCTATTTGACGGATGAATCCCCCAATACCCGCGGCGCCTGCTCTCCCGCCAAGGCCGTGCGCTGGCAGGAAACACCTCAGGGTCTGGAGTCGCGGTTGAACGACGTGCTGATCGACCGGTACGGCCAGGGTGAATCCGCCGGTTATCCGACCCTGTGCAAGGGCCGGTTCGAGGTGGAGGGCAGCGTCTATCACGCCATTGAGGAGCCGGTCAGCCTGAACACGCTGGACCTGCTGCCGGAGTTGCAGGAGCTGGGCATCAGCGCCGTCAAGATCGAGGGCCGCCAGCGCAGCCCGGCCTATATTGCCGATGTGGCCCGCACCTGGCGCCAGGCCCTGGATAACCTGGAAAGAACGCCGGGCATGTTCACCGTGGAGAATAACTGGCGCAACACCCTGTCCGGACTTTCCGAAGGCGGCCTGACCACCCTGGGCGCCTATCACCGCAAGTGGAAATAA
- the hemN gene encoding oxygen-independent coproporphyrinogen III oxidase, which produces MASNTATATKNDLPAFIWDDALIRRYDLSGPRYTSYPTAVEFTPNYRVEDMVKAAGRSKAAGGPISLYTHLPFCAHLCYYCACNKVITKKRDKAMPYVERVLKEAAIQSKLFGADRPVQQLHWGGGTPTFLPKDVMQHLMAGYGELFNLQTGDDRDYSVEIDPREVDQDTLPTLWDLGFNRISLGVQDVNPEVQKAVNRIQPRDMTEAVLNEARRIGFRSINLDLIYGLPYQTPESFAETLEAVIEMSPDRLSVFSYAHLPDRFYPQTRIQAETLPSPQQKLTILHNTINRLLEVGYEYIGMDHFAKPDDSLAVAQREGRLHRNFQGYTTHSDCDLVSLGVSAIGQTDDAYFQNNHDLPAWEAAIDAGQLATVRGVSLSRDDRIRRWVIGQLICQFRLDRQQFADAWGEDFDRYFADELNRLRPMIKDELVADEGQVLQVQPAGRLLIRAICQIFDLYRKEGASQRFSRII; this is translated from the coding sequence ATGGCCTCCAACACCGCCACCGCGACCAAAAACGACCTCCCCGCCTTCATCTGGGACGACGCCCTGATCCGGCGTTACGACCTCAGCGGACCACGCTACACCTCCTATCCGACGGCCGTCGAATTCACCCCGAACTACCGGGTCGAGGACATGGTCAAGGCGGCCGGGCGCAGCAAGGCCGCGGGTGGCCCGATCTCCCTGTACACCCACCTGCCGTTCTGCGCGCACCTGTGCTACTACTGCGCCTGCAACAAGGTGATCACCAAGAAGCGTGACAAGGCCATGCCGTACGTGGAGCGGGTCCTGAAAGAGGCAGCCATCCAGTCGAAACTGTTCGGCGCCGACCGCCCCGTCCAGCAGCTGCACTGGGGCGGTGGTACACCCACCTTCCTGCCGAAGGATGTGATGCAGCACCTGATGGCAGGGTATGGTGAACTGTTCAACCTGCAGACCGGCGACGACCGGGACTACAGTGTGGAAATCGATCCGAGGGAAGTGGACCAGGACACCCTGCCAACCCTGTGGGATCTCGGTTTCAACCGCATCAGCCTGGGCGTTCAGGACGTGAACCCCGAAGTACAGAAAGCGGTCAACCGCATCCAGCCCCGTGACATGACCGAGGCGGTGCTGAACGAGGCCCGCAGGATTGGCTTTCGCTCCATCAACCTGGACCTGATCTACGGTCTGCCGTACCAGACCCCGGAAAGCTTCGCCGAGACCCTGGAAGCGGTGATCGAGATGTCTCCAGACCGCCTGTCGGTGTTCAGCTACGCGCACCTGCCGGACCGGTTCTATCCGCAGACGCGGATCCAGGCCGAGACTTTGCCAAGCCCGCAGCAGAAGCTGACCATCCTGCATAACACCATCAACCGCCTGCTGGAGGTTGGTTACGAGTACATCGGCATGGATCACTTCGCCAAGCCGGACGACAGCCTGGCGGTGGCCCAGCGGGAAGGGCGCCTGCACCGGAATTTCCAGGGCTACACCACCCATTCGGACTGCGATCTGGTATCACTTGGTGTATCGGCCATCGGTCAGACCGACGATGCCTACTTCCAGAACAACCACGACCTGCCGGCCTGGGAAGCGGCCATCGATGCCGGCCAGCTGGCCACGGTACGAGGTGTGAGCCTGAGCCGGGATGACCGCATCCGCCGCTGGGTCATCGGCCAGCTGATCTGCCAGTTCCGCCTGGACCGCCAGCAGTTTGCCGACGCCTGGGGTGAGGACTTCGACCGCTACTTCGCCGACGAACTCAACCGCCTCCGGCCGATGATCAAGGATGAGCTGGTGGCCGACGAGGGTCAGGTGCTGCAGGTTCAGCCTGCCGGCCGGTTGCTGATTCGGGCCATCTGCCAGATCTTTGATCTGTATCGGAAGGAAGGGGCCAGCCAGCGGTTTTCGCGGATTATCTGA